A region from the Nymphalis io chromosome 9, ilAglIoxx1.1, whole genome shotgun sequence genome encodes:
- the LOC126770584 gene encoding alpha-(1,3)-fucosyltransferase C-like yields MKNNIFTKVVTYCLVTAIFLFLYKLFIDFKYTNDINNVEIMIENIENIQIVTESDNKLNLKYILQWTSPKNVPFVYMGEGRQGFIDRNCSFTNCFVTANELYLGDYTKFDVIAFAGPEVRFMTKLGFFDRLPKKRSPHQKYVFASIESAENYPVCSDIFNGFFNWTWTYRLDSEAKWGYIVIRDSTNKIVGPKTNMQWMKLEHMDPVSEDLKIILRNKTKAAAWFISNCYSRSGREIFVQRLQKRLAKYDLEIDIYGECGSMECPRDKDDECNKLIEKDYYFYLSFENSFAEDYVTEKLLHPLKNNAVPIVYGGANYTRFMPDGIYLNARELGPEKLALKMYELIKDPESYASFFRWKNHYSYYGRHESIETNDYCRFCSMLNEEDLVTATSVYENFRSWWDPPHRC; encoded by the exons atgaaaaacaatatttttacaaaagtcGTTACCTACTGTTTAGTAACTGcaattttcttgtttttatataagttatttattgattttaaatatacaaatgacataaataatgttgaaattatgatagaaaatatagaaaatattcaaatagttACGGAAAGTGATAACAAAttgaatctaaaatatattttgcaatggACCTCACCGAAAAATGTACCATTTGTATACATGGGTGAAGGACGACAAGGGTTTATTGACAGGAATTGTTCATTTACCAACTGTTTTGTCACAGCTAATGAATTATACCTAGGTGATTATACAAAATTTGATGTAATTGCATTTGCTGGGCCTGAAGTAAGGTTTATGACGAAACTAGGTTTTTTTGATCGTTTACCCAAAAAAAGGTCACcacatcaaaaatatgtttttgctaGCATTGAATCAGCTGAAAATTATCCAGTGTGTAGTGATATATTCAATGGCTTTTTTAATTGGACATGGACATATAGATTGGATTCCGAAGCGAAATGGGGATATATTGTGATAAGAGATTCTACTAACAAAATAGTAGGGCCTAAAACGAATATGCAATGGATGAAATTAGAACATATGGATCCTGTTAGTGAagatctaaaaataattttgagaaATAAAACTAAAGCGGCTGCTTGGTTCATATCTAATTGTTACTCAAGAAGTGGACGAGAAATATTTGTTCAAAGATTACAAAAGCGGCTCGCAAAATACGACCTGGAAATTGATATTTATGGTGAATGCGGCTCTATGGAGTGCCCTCGTGATAAAGATGACgaatgcaataaattaattgagAAGGATTATTACTTTTATCTCTCTTTCGAAAATTCGTTTGCTGAAGATTATGTGACTGAAAAATTATTGCACCCATTAAAGAATAACGCTGTGCCAATTGTATATGGCGGTGCGAATTATACgag GTTTATGCCCGATGGAATATATCTGAATGCTAGAGAGTTGGGTCCAGAAAAACTGGCTTTAAAAATGTACGAATTAATAAAAGATCCAGAATCGTATGCCAGTTTTTTCAGATGGAAAAATCACTATTCCTACTACGGCAGACATGAGAGCATCGAAACGAATGATTATTGTAGATTTTGTTCTATGCTTAATGAGGAAGACTTGGTTACTGCTACGTCGGTTTACGAGAATTTTCGAAGTTGGTGGGATCCGCCACATCGTTGCTAA
- the LOC126770579 gene encoding alpha-(1,3)-fucosyltransferase C-like has translation MRFNLSTKTFFCISTLTLLIFLYLSLKDIKRANVSIFNSRIQNVEESVEKLIAKLEESKVIKNVPKNDIKKMKYILQWTSPKNIPFVYMGKGQQGFIDRNCSYINCFVTSDRNYLGDYRKFDVIAFAGPEIVHASKQTLPAKRSAYQKFAFASIESPDYYPVCSDKLDNFFNWTWTYKVNSDARWGYMVVRDSNNTVIGPNAEMHWLKLEEMSPVSNEFKQKLKTKTKAAAWFVSNCNSRSGREKFVNELNEQLKKYKLNVDIYGRCGPLKCPTEKHDECVKMIETDYYFYLSFENSFAEDYVTEKLLTSLENNAVPIVFGAANYTRFMPDGMYLNARELGAEKLAEKMNELILNPDLYVEYFRWKNHYSYHRKSDSIETDEYCRFCSMLNEEDLVKKITTYPNFRKWWDPPNRC, from the exons ATGAGGTTTAATTTATcaactaaaacttttttttgcaTATCAACATTAACTTTGTTGATCTTTCTATATCTGTcattaaaagatattaaaagaGCTAATGTCAGTATATTTAATAGCAGGATACAGAACGTAGAAGAATCAGTGGAAAAATTGATTGCGAAATTAGAAGaatcaaaagtaataaaaaatgttccaaaaaatgacataaagaaaatgaaatatattttgcaatggACATCGCCTAAGAATATACCTTTTGTGTATATGGGTAAGGGACAGCAAGGATTCATAGACAGGAATTGTAGTtacattaattgttttgttacgaGTGACCGAAATTATCTTGGCGATTATAGAAAATTTGATGTCATTGCGTTCGCAGGACCTGAAATAGTACACGCATCTAAACAAACCTTACCTGCTAAGAGATCCGCGTATCAGAAATTTGCATTTGCAAGTATAGAATCACCAGATTATTATCCAGTTTGTTCTGACAAATTAGACAATTTCTTCAACTGGACTTGGACTTACAAAGTTAATTCAGATGCTAGATGGGGCTACATGGTCGTGCGAGATTCAAATAATACGGTTATTGGACCAAATGCTGAAATGCATTGGTTAAAGCTGGAAGAAATGAGTCCCGTTAGCAACGAATTCAAACAAAagttaaaaactaaaactaaagcAGCGGCTTGGTTTGTCTCCAACTGTAATTCCAGGAGTGGTAGAGAAAAATTTGTGAATGAACTAAATgaacaattaaaaaagtacaaaCTTAACGTTGATATTTATGGTCGCTGTGGGCCACTGAAGTGTCCTACAGAAAAGCACGATGAATGTGTCAAAATGATCGaaactgattattatttttatttgtcatttgaGAATTCGTTTGCTGAGGATTACGTGACTGAAAAATTATTGACAAGCTTAGAAAACAATGCAGTGCCAATAGTTTTTGGTGCTGCTAACTATACAag ATTCATGCCAGATGGTATGTACCTAAATGCAAGAGAATTAGGCGCTGAAAAGTTAGCTGAGAAAATGAACGAGCTTATACTTAATCCAGATCTCTACGTGGAATACTTCAGATGGAAGAACCATTACTCGtatcatcgtaaatctgatagTATAGAAACTGATGAGTACTGTAGATTTTGTTCTATGTTAAATGAGGAAGatttggttaaaaaaattacgacTTATCCTAACTTTAGGAAATGGTGGGATCCTCCAAATCGCtgttga